The sequence aaaaaaacaaaactccaccTCCTCCTTTCATGCTCCGCGAGTGCCGAGTACTAACCCAAGATGGCTGCTCCCTGTGCCGCACTCTCCGTGGCCAAAATAATAAAACCTATTCGAGCTGGAATTGCTGGAAACACGTTTAAAGTAAGATGATAAACACTTCTTTAAAATAAGATCCGAACGACTGTGGGTGGGTTCTATGTAAAACTTATTCTATTATCTTTATCGTGGCACAAGGTCAAACGActgacagatttttattttaattgttgtcCGTCAGGTATTTGGAACAGCTGTCACAAGTCACAGGAATAAGACGGTGTTGACTGTGAGTGCCATGTCATGTGAATACACGTGGGGGTTGTTACATCAAATATACTGGTGAAAATGTCATGTCAGTTGCGAAATGTGTGTCAATCTGTATTGTCTTTACACAATATGAATACCGTTATATCTATTTATCACAAGTTGATCTGTTTTTTCTAATTTGATATGTTTTCTTGCTGCCTGTCTGCATCCAAAGGGAGATAACATTGTAAGTATGTGACATGGGTGCACATTAAACTGCATCACATTAGTCAATACAAATCTAAAGGTCATCATAAGATGACATGACGAGATCTGCACTAATGAGCTAAGTCACAATTTACTGCATCTAATGTTATAGCCTCCTCCAGCAAAGTATGGTGGCAGACATACTGTCACTCTCATCCCTGGAGATGGAATCGGTCCAGAGCTATTTAGTCACGTCAGGGAAGTGTTCAGGTTGGTCATACTGAAATTGTAAACAACAAATTCAGTAGAACCAGCCACATTACGTTTGCTTCACCCTAAGTTTTGTCTGTAGATTCAGCTGTGTGCCTGTGGACTTTGAGGTGGTACAAGTTAACTCTGCCTTGGAGACTGAAGATGATATCAATAATGCCATCACTGCCATTCGCCGTAATGGAGTAGCCCTCAAAGGTGAGTAATTTTCTTCACAATGTTCAGTATTTATAATCATCTAttccatttaactttttgtaatattttcaagtGATCCATAACTATGATCAGAATATTAACGCACTTAAATAgcgcttcatcttcatcatatgTTTACTAAGCCTGACGTATTCGCTTGTCTCGTTCAAACATATTGAATTGTCGAAGCCTACAATAGCCAATCCATTGATGCATCATACTAACGGTACCGCACACGTGTACAGAAAGGTTTTTCAAATAACTTATGTTATGCTCCACAATCCTATGCTGTTACCATGGTTCCATCCCATTCAAATCCATCAACGTCCAATGTGAGTTCGTTTCTACCGCCAGCGTCCGTGCAAACTTCCGTGTCTGTTGTTAAACGCATTGTGTCAATTTGACttggtttttgcacatttggtaGCGTAAAACTGGAGTATAATAGTCCTTACTTATGGCAAATGCTGAATTCCCTTGCCTGCATGCTACTTGGAGGAGTGAGTTGGGTTGGTTCTTGGGGGAACTTGGCTGAAGTCGCTGTATCCGGAAGAGTCTTGCTCTATGTCTAACAGTAGTAGATACCGCTTTCCTGTTGATGATGCACGTAGGGCTGTCCGCCATCTTACGTGTGTCTGGCCGGCagcaataaattcattaaagctcttatttatttagcgattttgacgtggattgttttgttacaaacataAGACATGTAGTGATGttaattttttctcttttcattctaaagagaccacaaacaaaccctaagAAGCATCTTACTTAGTAGTGGTGCATCGGAGTCCGTTAACAATAAGTGTCCGTGCAGAACACGAAATATTGTTTCCGTGCCTCCTGGCAACTTCCAGGtgccgcaaatatgttttttaaaattattaaaatagctttGACGGATGCATTTTTGCGTCGACCAATTTTTGTGGTCGACCCAACCGACTTGGTCGACCTTTATTCCCAGCCCTGCTTCAGtctgtttattgccactctcagttgaataataataaataaacaaataaataaatatgtgttGCATATTTTAAACCACATAGCTTTGCCTTTGGAAAGTCCACATAGGtgaatgctaacaaacaatgcaaaacggCATAGACAAGTTAACAAGTAGTGTGGGTAAGCgatggatatttgaacacaaacagtggAGCAGATAATGACATGTTATTACTTAAGTTTGATGCTGATTATATCCTTAATTCTCCTGACAGGTAACATAGAAACCAAACATACCATGCCTCCTTCTGTCAAATCCAGGAATAACCTTCTTCGGTAAGCTTTATATAGTTTCAGTTTCACATacattttagttgtttaatgAATTCTATAATGTATCAACAGCACAAGCTTGGACCTGTATGCCAATGTGATGCACTGCCAGTCCCTCCCAGGAGTTCAGACTCGCCACAAGAACATCGACATCATGATCATCCGGGAAAACACTGAGGGAGAGTACAGCAGTCTGGAGCATGAGGTTGGACGAACGTTTCTCACATTGCCTGGTTCAATTTGAGCTTCACCCTTGATCATCTTGTGCTCACTGTTTATTTGGTTGCCGGACAGTACTTTGTTTTAAGGCATCAATGACTATCTTTCATTGATTGAGATTTACCcatcaattaaaaacaaagttgagaaaaaaaacagaaatgaaagaagaaaaaagcttGAACAAACATTGATTTGCATAAACATATTTCAAACATCCCAGCAAATCGTACAGAAGTaagaaaaaaacaccatgttcatttcttctgttattttatttttttccctcatattGTTGTTTACACCAGTTTTCTCCAACCTTTTATTTcaccaaggcacatattttacattacaaCAATCTCACGACACACCACCAATCAAAACTGTCACAGAGGTtatttgtatgaatggcaacagtgtACCTTCTGCTCTCTTGAAAAATTGTTCTGTTGGTCACTATATGTCATTGGTTTAGATAGATgaacaatttaaaatataatttttgtgccagttaggctttgatgcagtctctgacCTGAATGGAGCGGTCTAAGCAattttacaaaaacggccagcaggtggcagcagagtataagagatcaaccagggccatgttgcaacaagctgttttacccacagttttaaacatatttgtgaataatgatgaaacttagctatattctgatgctaattgatgctaaacggaaacatatagaaactgatttatagtaatagaacacaatattctgtgggccttgcaaaatcagtcaaaatccagtaaaacagccaggagcgaagggggttacttcagtgaaaatgagagtgaatgagttaaccaatTCACCGTACTTAATGGCTGAATGTGTGCTCTGACCACTTTTAGAGCGTCTCCGGCGTTGTGGAGTCTCTTAAAATAATCACCAGGAACAATTCCCTCCGAATCGCGGAATATGCCTTCCGGCTGGCTAAAGAGAAGGGACGTCGCAGGGTCACCGCCGTCCACAAGGCCAACATCATGTGAGTTGTCTCTT is a genomic window of Festucalex cinctus isolate MCC-2025b chromosome 2, RoL_Fcin_1.0, whole genome shotgun sequence containing:
- the idh3g gene encoding isocitrate dehydrogenase [NAD] subunit gamma, mitochondrial, encoding MAAPCAALSVAKIIKPIRAGIAGNTFKVFGTAVTSHRNKTVLTGDNIPPPAKYGGRHTVTLIPGDGIGPELFSHVREVFRFSCVPVDFEVVQVNSALETEDDINNAITAIRRNGVALKGNIETKHTMPPSVKSRNNLLRTSLDLYANVMHCQSLPGVQTRHKNIDIMIIRENTEGEYSSLEHESVSGVVESLKIITRNNSLRIAEYAFRLAKEKGRRRVTAVHKANIMKLGDGLFLQCCREVASGYPDITFDSMIVDNTTMQLVSKPQQFDVMVMPNLYGNVVSNVCAGLVGGPGLVPGANYGRDYAVFETATRNTGKSIANRNIANPTALLLASCMMLDHLKLYDYATLIRNAVLTTMNETRLHTVDIGGQGTTSEVVQSIMRSIQSKGQHTAEM